Proteins encoded by one window of Lathyrus oleraceus cultivar Zhongwan6 chromosome 1, CAAS_Psat_ZW6_1.0, whole genome shotgun sequence:
- the LOC127090722 gene encoding uncharacterized protein LOC127090722, translating into MQESRFLDESMLFVEFVEEEDLKLLSVQCVSRLNLEVSMMSSSMVIDTLSSGLVTTYLVCLNYTVTIFGRDFGVELMCFPLIQLDVILGMNWMDLNHVFINCFDKSVQFLHSVESTESSFMTTRHVEMSLSESAHVFMILVSLSGGSERMIMDLLVVCDFPKEFLNDINDFPPERKLEFSKDLVPCTSLVLMTPYKMYASELSELNKRL; encoded by the coding sequence ATGCAAGAGTCCAGATTTTTAGATGAGTCAATGTTATTTGTTGAGTTTGTTGAAGAGGAAGATTTAAAACTTTTATCTGTTCAGTGTGTGTCAAGGTTGAATTTGGAAGTGTCTATGATGAGTAGTAGCATGGTCATTGATACCCTATCTAGTGGTTTAGTGACTACTTATTTGGTGTGTTTGAATTATACAGTGACAATTTTTGGGAGAGATTTTGGGGTGGAGTTAATGTGTTTTCCTCTAATTCAGCTTGACGTTATTTTGGGAATGAATTGGATGGATTTAAACCATGTGTTTATTAATTGTTTTGATAAGTCAGTGCAGTTTCTTCATTCCGTAGAGAGTACTGAGTCGAGTTTCATGACCACGAGGCATGTAGAGATGTCCTTGAGTGAGAGCGCTCATGTGTTCATGATACTCGTATCCTTGAGTGGGGGAAGCGAGAGGATGATTATGGATCTACTTGTAGTGTGTGACTTTCCTAAGGAATTCTTAAATGACATCAATGATTTTCCGCCAGAGCGCAAACTGGAATTTTCTAAAGACTTAGTACCTTGTACTAGTCTTGTGTTAATGACTCCTTATAAGATGTATGCTTCAGAGCTTAGTGAGTTGAACAAACGATTATAG